Proteins encoded in a region of the Micropterus dolomieu isolate WLL.071019.BEF.003 ecotype Adirondacks linkage group LG09, ASM2129224v1, whole genome shotgun sequence genome:
- the rps5 gene encoding 40S ribosomal protein S5 isoform X2 produces MVTEWETAPAVAETPEIKLFGKWSTDDVQINDISLQDYIAVKEKYAKYLPHSGGRYAAKRFRKAQCPIVERLTNSMMMHGRNNGKKLMTVRIVKHAFEIIHLLTGENPLQVLVNAIINSGPREDSTRIGRAGTVRRQAVDVSPLRRVNQAIWLLCTGAREAAFRNIKTIAECLADELINAAKGSSNSYAIKKKDELERVAKSNR; encoded by the exons ATGg TGACTGAGTGGGAGACTGCCCCAGCTGTGGCTGAGACCCCTGAGATCAAGCTCTTTGGCAAGTGGAGCACTGATGATGTCCAGATCAATGACATCTCCCTGCAG GATTACATTGCTGTGAAAGAGAAGTACGCCAAGTACCTGCCACACTCTGGAGGACGTTATGCTGCCAAGCGTTTCCGTAAGGCCCAGTGCCCCATCGTGGAGCGTCTGACCAACTCAATGATGATGCACGGCCGCAACAACGGCAAGAAGCTAATGACCGTGCGCATCGTCAAGCACGCCTTCGAGATCATCCACCTGCTGACTGGAGAG AATCCCCTGCAGGTCTTGGTCAACGCCATCATCAACAGTGGACCCCGTGAGGACTCCACCCGTATCGGTCGCGCTGGTACCGTCAGGAGGCAGGCTGTGGACGTGTCACCCCTCCGCAGAGTCAACCAG GCCATCTGGCTGCTGTGCACAGGAGCAAGAGAAGCTGCTTTCAGGAACATAAAGACCATCGCTGAGTGCCTGGCTGATGAGCTGATTAATGCAGCCAAG GGTTCATCTAAC
- the rps5 gene encoding 40S ribosomal protein S5 isoform X1, translating to MMASAQSVRASFKKLLFPTCLAHRKDPRSSPDIRTRRPEKALFRLREVWYRTADTMTEWETAPAVAETPEIKLFGKWSTDDVQINDISLQDYIAVKEKYAKYLPHSGGRYAAKRFRKAQCPIVERLTNSMMMHGRNNGKKLMTVRIVKHAFEIIHLLTGENPLQVLVNAIINSGPREDSTRIGRAGTVRRQAVDVSPLRRVNQAIWLLCTGAREAAFRNIKTIAECLADELINAAKGSSNSYAIKKKDELERVAKSNR from the exons atgatggCCAGTGCCCAGAGCGTCAGAGCCAGTTTTAAAAAACTACTATTCCCTACATGCCTTGCGCACCGGAAGGACCCAAGGAGCTCACCGGATATCAGGACGCGGCGCCCCGAAAAGGCCCTTTTCCGTCTCAGAGAAGTGTGGTACAGAACGGCAGACACAA TGACTGAGTGGGAGACTGCCCCAGCTGTGGCTGAGACCCCTGAGATCAAGCTCTTTGGCAAGTGGAGCACTGATGATGTCCAGATCAATGACATCTCCCTGCAG GATTACATTGCTGTGAAAGAGAAGTACGCCAAGTACCTGCCACACTCTGGAGGACGTTATGCTGCCAAGCGTTTCCGTAAGGCCCAGTGCCCCATCGTGGAGCGTCTGACCAACTCAATGATGATGCACGGCCGCAACAACGGCAAGAAGCTAATGACCGTGCGCATCGTCAAGCACGCCTTCGAGATCATCCACCTGCTGACTGGAGAG AATCCCCTGCAGGTCTTGGTCAACGCCATCATCAACAGTGGACCCCGTGAGGACTCCACCCGTATCGGTCGCGCTGGTACCGTCAGGAGGCAGGCTGTGGACGTGTCACCCCTCCGCAGAGTCAACCAG GCCATCTGGCTGCTGTGCACAGGAGCAAGAGAAGCTGCTTTCAGGAACATAAAGACCATCGCTGAGTGCCTGGCTGATGAGCTGATTAATGCAGCCAAG GGTTCATCTAAC
- the rps5 gene encoding 40S ribosomal protein S5 isoform X3 — MTEWETAPAVAETPEIKLFGKWSTDDVQINDISLQDYIAVKEKYAKYLPHSGGRYAAKRFRKAQCPIVERLTNSMMMHGRNNGKKLMTVRIVKHAFEIIHLLTGENPLQVLVNAIINSGPREDSTRIGRAGTVRRQAVDVSPLRRVNQAIWLLCTGAREAAFRNIKTIAECLADELINAAKGSSNSYAIKKKDELERVAKSNR; from the exons A TGACTGAGTGGGAGACTGCCCCAGCTGTGGCTGAGACCCCTGAGATCAAGCTCTTTGGCAAGTGGAGCACTGATGATGTCCAGATCAATGACATCTCCCTGCAG GATTACATTGCTGTGAAAGAGAAGTACGCCAAGTACCTGCCACACTCTGGAGGACGTTATGCTGCCAAGCGTTTCCGTAAGGCCCAGTGCCCCATCGTGGAGCGTCTGACCAACTCAATGATGATGCACGGCCGCAACAACGGCAAGAAGCTAATGACCGTGCGCATCGTCAAGCACGCCTTCGAGATCATCCACCTGCTGACTGGAGAG AATCCCCTGCAGGTCTTGGTCAACGCCATCATCAACAGTGGACCCCGTGAGGACTCCACCCGTATCGGTCGCGCTGGTACCGTCAGGAGGCAGGCTGTGGACGTGTCACCCCTCCGCAGAGTCAACCAG GCCATCTGGCTGCTGTGCACAGGAGCAAGAGAAGCTGCTTTCAGGAACATAAAGACCATCGCTGAGTGCCTGGCTGATGAGCTGATTAATGCAGCCAAG GGTTCATCTAAC